A stretch of DNA from Allomeiothermus silvanus DSM 9946:
CCTGCGCCCAGAAAGCTCCGCCTGACAACCAAGCCCGGGCTTTCCTAGACGCGGTAAACCTGGCTCGCAGCACCGCCCGCGAGTGCGGCACCCAGTCCTTCGCTGCAACCCCGCCCCTCACCTGGAGCCCCCAGCTCGCCCAGGCCGCCCAGGCCCACAGCGACTACATGGCCCAAACCGGGAAGTTCGGCCATGAGGGAATTGGGGATGGAACCCCGGCGGAACGGGTGAGCAGGACTGGCTATAGCTGGCGCAGCCTAGGGGAAAACATCGCCTGGGGCCAACCCTCGAGCATCCTCGACCTGCAGGCGGTGATGCAGGGCTGGCTGGGAAGCCCCGGCCACTGTAGCAACCTCATGAACCCCGCCTTCACCCAAGTCGGGATGGCCTGGAGCACCAGCAGCGACGACCGCATCTACTGGACTCAGGTCTTGGCCGCCCCACGCTGAAACCTAAACGCTCGGTTGCAGGTTCTTAATCTCTGGCCCCTTGAGCCATGGTTTACTTCACGGTAGAGGGGGTTGCATGAGCCTAAACCGATTCCGCTTGGCCAGTATGAGCGGCCTGCTGGCAGTTTCATTGTGGGCCTGTGGTTCCAATGCCCAGCAGATTCCGCCGGGGCCGCCCGATGAGGCTTCAAGGCGAATTACCTTGCCCAAGGGCTTCCAAATACGCATCTTCGCCGATAACCTAGCCGGCACACCCCGCTTCATGGCGGTGGGGCCGGACGGGAGCCTTTACCTCTCGCTGATGTCGGGGGGCAAGGTAGCCCGACTGCCCGACGCCAACAAAGATGGCAAGGCCGATAAGGTGGAGAACCTGCCCTTCAACTTCAATCAGCCGCACGGGCTCGAGTTCCACCGGGAGGGTAACGACTGGTGGCTTTACGTGGCCCAGGTGGACAAAATCGAACGGCTCAAGTTCAATCCCGGAGGGAGCTTCAGCAACCGCCAAAAGCTGCTAGACCTGCCGATGCCCGCCGGCCACAGCAGCCGCACCGTGCACTTCGGGCCCGACGGCATGATGTATGTGTCGCTAGGTTCTGTAACCAACAAGGGCAATGAGCCCGACCCCCGCTTTGCCGCTATCCTGCGCTATAAGGTCGAGGCGGACGGCACCGTGAGCATCCCTGCCGATAACCCCTTCGCAACCGACCCCAACCCTGCCCGACGCCCGATCTGGGCCGAGGGGCTGCGCAATAGCGTGGACTTTCTCTGGACCCCCCAGGGGAAGCTCTGGGCCAGTACCCACGGCAGTGATAACGTGAGGCTCAACCCCAGCGACCCTCCCGATAACCAGCCCTATGAGGAGATGATCAACCAGATCGAGCCGGGTAAGCACTATGGTTGGCCTTACTGCATCGCCCCAGTACTTGGAGCCAACCTTCCCCCACAGAAGCCGGAGATCCCCGACCCCACCACCGAAGCCAGCAACCCGCAGAACTTCGACTGCATGAAAGCCGTACCGGCCCTCTTCACCCTGCCCGCCCACAGCGCCCCGCTGGGGATGGAGTGGGGCGGGAGCTTTACCAACTTTCCCAAGGAATACCAAAATAGCGTCTTCATCGCCCTGGCGGGCTCCTGGAACACCGATCTCCCGGCCAACTACCGCGACTGCAAGATCGAGCGGATCATCGTCGAAAACGGCCTGCCGGTGCGCTCAGAGACCTTCGCCAACGGCTGGCGACAGGGTGGGCAGAAGTGCGGCGCGGCCTGGGGCCGCCCCACCGACCTCGTAGCCGCCCCCGACGGCAGCATGTTCGTCTCCGACGGGCACGGGGGGCGGGTCTACCGGATCGTCTACACCGGAAATCAGTAAGAGCGGTTACCACGAATACTCGGTACAGCGGGGTTTGCTGGGCCGAGTACATTACGCCCCACCGTGGGAGGCGTAATGGTGGGAAACGCGAAAAGACGAAACCGGCGTCTTTGCTGCGGACTCTCTGTATTAGCAAGCACAGCCCCCGGCTCGAGCCGGGGGTTTTCCCTTTATCGCCAGCGATTCCGACGGCGGCGCGAACTTTTACCCTGCCGCTCTCCCGGATTGCCGCTTTGGGGCTGAGGCGCTTCTTTCGCCGCGTAGCGGGGAGGCTTCTGGGATGACCGGGCCTCATGCCTGGGCTGGCCAGCTTGGCTCGAGCGGCTCCTTTCACCCCCGGCCCGCTCATGCTGGCCACTCCTACCCCCCGAGCGACGGTTCTGTGGCGGGGTTTCGTCCTCGGTCTTCTGCCATTCGCCAAAATACATCCGGCTCATCGTGACTTTGGGGCCACGCTCGCGGCGCTCCCGACCTTCCGGGGGGCCGACCACGCGGCGTTTTTTTGTACCTTCCATATTCTTCTCCTTTGTTCTGCTTGGCTTAGTTGTAGCCAGGACGGGTTTTCTCGAGACCTCTCGAGAAATTTCGGGTTTTGCAGTGTTGCTGGGGCGCACAGCCGCAAACTCAGCGGGAACCAGCTCGATCTGCCGGGTGGGCAGGTTCACGCCCTGAATCACCACCTCCAAGGGGTCGCCGATGCGGATGCGCCGCTTGGTGCGGGTG
This window harbors:
- a CDS encoding CAP domain-containing protein is translated as MLILLLSACAQKAPPDNQARAFLDAVNLARSTARECGTQSFAATPPLTWSPQLAQAAQAHSDYMAQTGKFGHEGIGDGTPAERVSRTGYSWRSLGENIAWGQPSSILDLQAVMQGWLGSPGHCSNLMNPAFTQVGMAWSTSSDDRIYWTQVLAAPR
- a CDS encoding PQQ-dependent sugar dehydrogenase, giving the protein MSLNRFRLASMSGLLAVSLWACGSNAQQIPPGPPDEASRRITLPKGFQIRIFADNLAGTPRFMAVGPDGSLYLSLMSGGKVARLPDANKDGKADKVENLPFNFNQPHGLEFHREGNDWWLYVAQVDKIERLKFNPGGSFSNRQKLLDLPMPAGHSSRTVHFGPDGMMYVSLGSVTNKGNEPDPRFAAILRYKVEADGTVSIPADNPFATDPNPARRPIWAEGLRNSVDFLWTPQGKLWASTHGSDNVRLNPSDPPDNQPYEEMINQIEPGKHYGWPYCIAPVLGANLPPQKPEIPDPTTEASNPQNFDCMKAVPALFTLPAHSAPLGMEWGGSFTNFPKEYQNSVFIALAGSWNTDLPANYRDCKIERIIVENGLPVRSETFANGWRQGGQKCGAAWGRPTDLVAAPDGSMFVSDGHGGRVYRIVYTGNQ